A region from the Fundidesulfovibrio putealis DSM 16056 genome encodes:
- a CDS encoding MFS transporter — MSPGAPDTDRPERLFTYDFLVLTLAAGLGFCNIAVFYGLASYLEKLGVDPAWRGTIIAAEPLAAFLVRPFLSVWLTPRQALTLARLSLAAIGVALPSYQFAATIPELLAVRIFHGLAFVCLVSAVVTLLSKVVPPRFAGRAFGLFSLSSLVPYALMPPLTEWLLSRVGGEAQAYAWTALLTLPSLAMLMPLGARLGRSAFPPAETRRPTLRELRENLSRHPIVLLLAANLLVFAGSTQVFFFVKPYAVSLGIGEPGLFFTVSTAASIAARLVSGPYVDRLPRRGLAVLALLALCACMALFACAGGEASFFWLAGAYGFCLGIAMPLLNAAMFLESPPALRPMNMNLMLFMMDAGYTLGPLAGGALLAGAGGFPSLFVASAGCACAAAALVAPLAVREWKRRRAVEVSSTRH, encoded by the coding sequence GTGAGCCCGGGCGCGCCGGACACGGACAGGCCCGAGCGCCTGTTCACGTATGATTTCCTGGTGCTCACCCTGGCGGCGGGCCTGGGGTTCTGCAACATCGCCGTGTTCTACGGTCTGGCCAGCTACCTGGAAAAGCTCGGCGTGGACCCGGCCTGGCGCGGCACCATCATCGCGGCCGAGCCGCTGGCCGCCTTTCTGGTGCGGCCGTTTTTGAGCGTCTGGCTCACCCCCCGTCAGGCGCTGACCCTGGCGCGTCTTTCCCTCGCGGCCATCGGCGTTGCCCTGCCCAGCTACCAGTTCGCGGCCACCATCCCCGAACTTCTTGCAGTGCGCATCTTCCACGGGCTGGCCTTCGTCTGTCTGGTGAGCGCGGTGGTGACGCTTCTTTCCAAAGTGGTGCCTCCGCGCTTTGCCGGGCGGGCCTTCGGCCTGTTTTCCCTGTCGTCGCTGGTGCCCTATGCGCTCATGCCTCCGCTGACCGAGTGGCTGCTCTCGCGCGTCGGCGGAGAAGCCCAGGCCTACGCCTGGACCGCCCTCCTGACGCTGCCTTCGCTTGCCATGCTCATGCCGCTGGGGGCTCGCCTGGGGCGCAGCGCGTTCCCGCCTGCCGAAACGCGGCGGCCTACCCTGCGCGAACTGCGGGAGAACCTGAGCCGCCACCCCATCGTTCTGCTGCTGGCGGCGAACCTCTTGGTGTTCGCGGGCTCCACGCAGGTGTTCTTCTTCGTAAAGCCCTACGCGGTGTCCCTGGGGATCGGCGAGCCGGGATTGTTCTTCACGGTGTCCACTGCGGCGTCCATCGCGGCGCGCCTCGTGTCCGGGCCGTACGTGGACAGGCTGCCCAGGCGGGGTCTGGCCGTGCTGGCGCTCCTGGCGCTATGCGCCTGCATGGCCCTGTTCGCCTGCGCAGGCGGCGAGGCGTCTTTCTTCTGGCTGGCCGGAGCCTACGGATTCTGCCTGGGCATCGCCATGCCGCTCCTGAACGCGGCCATGTTCCTTGAGTCGCCGCCCGCGCTTCGCCCCATGAACATGAACCTGATGCTGTTCATGATGGACGCCGGATACACGCTCGGCCCCCTGGCGGGGGGAGCGCTGCTCGCCGGGGCCGGGGGATTCCCGTCGCTGTTTGTCGCGAGCGCCGGGTGCGCCTGCGCGGCGGCGGCGCTGGTCGCGCCGCTGGCGGTCAGGGAATGGAAGAGGAGAAGGGCGGTCGAGGTATCTTCGACGAGGCACTAA